One Arachis hypogaea cultivar Tifrunner chromosome 2, arahy.Tifrunner.gnm2.J5K5, whole genome shotgun sequence genomic window, CCGCATGCCGCCGCGATTAAGTCACGGAGGAATTTGCAGAAGTTTGCGGCGTTGGGAAGTGGGGAATTGAGTAGTTCGATCGGTGGAATTGGCGATGATTCTGATGTTTCTTCTAGAAGTGAGTTGGGAGAGGGGACTAGTGATAGATTCGAGGGGTTTGAGTCTGGTGTGGTTGAGAAATTCGATGAGTTAGAAAGGAAAGTTGAGGATTTTAGGGATCATAGTGAGAgtagtggtggtgttggtgttgttgatgctGAGGTTGATGGTGGTGCTAACATTGGGGTGGAGAATGATTCTGAGAAGAGGGATTTAGATGTGGTTGACAATGAGAATGATGATTCTGAGAAGAATGTAGTTAGTTCTGCACCTTTTgaccatgatgatgatgatgttgataaaGAGAACGAGAAGAAAATTGATGCAACTATTATTACtaatgttgttgttgatgatgatctTGATGTTGGTGAGAAGGGGATAACTGAGGACGGATTGAAGAGTGAGATCATTATGGTAAGAGAAGAGGCAGTGAATGATGGTACTTTTGTGGAAGAGAGTAAGAGTGAGGTGAATGATATTgtaggtgatggtgatggtgatggtgataatGGTGGTAGTTTGGTAAGTGATGATGTTAGTGAGTTGGTTGAGGAGAGGCTTGAGGAGATGGAAAGTAAAAGGGCTGCTAAGATAGCAGAGAAGAAACTAGAGTCTTTGAAGAAGCCGCTTGAATTGGCAGAAGAATTGGAGAAGAAGCATGCTTCCACTGGTATGCATTTGGAAGAGGGCGCTGCTGCGCAGCCTATGAGACTAGAGGGCGTTAGGAGGGGCTCCACAACACTTGGATATTTCGATGTTGATGCAGATAATGCTGTCACTAGGGCCATCTCGTCCCAAGCATTCAGGCGGGAACATGGTTCTGCACAAGTGTTGGCAGCTCATGCCAATTACATTGCAGTAGGAATGGCCAAGGGACTCATTGTTGTAGTGCCAAGCAAGTATTCCATTCATCATGCTGACAGCATTGATGGAAAGGTTGGTTTCTAATCCGGTGATGCTTTATTTTATGCTACTTCAAGTTCATTGCTCAATGAATCATGGAGGTTTACATTTTTTTCTTGCAAATATCTAGTGTAATATGCTAAATGATCTATAACTTAGTTAACATTTCATTTCTGTACTTTAACATCTAAAATTTCTATATTTGATTTTACGTGAGAGCAGATTCTATCAGTTTTTGAGCTGAAATATTGGAGTTGCTTCCCATAATGAATGAAAAGTTAACATTGCAAGACAAaaggttttatatgtatattaaaaataagaattaaactaataaaaacaaatttttcgTAAAGAAGATTGAGAGATAAAAAATACTGGTCATGCTTTCCTATAAGCATTTGTTTTATGGTAAGATTTGAGTTCAGGCGATAATTCCATTTATCAATATATTTCATTTCCTTGTTAGATGTTGATGCTTGGTATGCAAGGTGATCGAACACATGCTCCTGTAACATCCATGTCTTTCAACCAGCAAGGAGACCTTCTTTTAGCTGGTTATGGGGATGGTCATGTCACAATTTGGGATGTACAGAAAGGTGTAGTGGCGAAAGTTATTAGTGGAGAGCATACATCACCGGTGGTACATGCATTTTTTCTTGGACAGGATCCTCAGAATACTCGTCAATTTAAAGCCGTCACTGGGGATTGTAAGGGTCTGGTTCTCTTACACAGTATCTCAGTGGTCCCTTTGCTTAATAGGTTCACCATTAAAACTCAGGTAAATGGAATTTGTTATCCATGTGTAATGTATATAGCGTAGTATTATCTAGAGGACTTGTGAGTTAATTTAATATTCAATAATCTCATGCTTCTGTTCTTTGTGGAACTTGTATTAATTCTTTAGTGTCTTCTTGATGGGCAAAAAACGGGCTTGGTACTGTCAGCTTCACCACTCCTTCCTGATGAATATAGTGGTAGTGCGTCACCTTATTCCCAGGGGAGCACCACAGCCGCAGCCAGCAGTATAAGTAGCATGATGGGAGGTGTTGTTGGGGGAGATGCTCCTTGGAAACTCTTCAACGAAGGCTCTTCTTTGGTTGAAGAAGGCGTCGTTGTATTTGTCACACATCAGACTGCTTTGGTGGTATGAAGCTCAGATGTTTGTGCTGATTCCATGTActttttatactttaatttttcCTTCATCTTTGTGGAGATCCTTTGTGTATCGTCTACTGAATATGCTAAATCTTTGTTATAGGTACGACTAAGTCCTACATTGCAAGTTTATGCCCAGCTTTCTAGGCCAGATGGAATTCGCGAGGGTTCCATACCATATACCGCATGGAAATACCTGGCACAAACATGTAGTTCTGCTGGTATGGATTCATTTTGTTATATATCATGTTGACTTGTTTCTAAAGATTCCTCTCTTGCAGAAAATACGTCGGCTGATGCTGTTGAAAGAGTATCGTTGCTTGCAATTGCCTGGGAAAGGAAGGTTCAGGTTGCGAAATTGATAAAATCTGAATTAAAAGTATATGGAAAATGGTCTCTTGACAGTGCAGCCATAGGTCTGGCATGGTTGGATGATCAGGTATTAAATCatcaattgtcttcccttttacCCTTCCTTTATCTCTTTCCTTGATTGTTAGTCATAAGGGTATTTAAGAAGATTTTGATCTTCTTCAGATGCTGGTAGTTCTCACTTCGACTGGACAAATGTATCTATGTGCCAAGGATGGAACTGTGATTCACCAAACAAGCTTTGGTGTAGACGGTATTGGAGGCGATGATCTGATTTCTTATCATACTCACTTCATCAATATATTTGGAAACCCTGAGAAAGATTATCATAACTCTGTCGCTGTAAGAGGAGCTTCTATTTACATACTTGGTCCGATGCATCTTGTTGTTTCCCGTCTTCTTCCCTGGAAAGAACGTATTCTAGTTTTGCGGAAAGCGGGTGACTGGATGGGTGCCTTGAACATGGCAATGACTCTTTATGATGGCCATGCTCATGGGGTTGTTGACCTTCCTAGAACCTTGGACGCGGTGCATGAGGCCATAATGCCCTTCTTGTTGGAGTTGCTTACATCATATGTTGATGAAGTATTCTCCTATATTTCAGTAGCCTTCTGCAATCAAATTGGAAAACTGGATGAATCGAGTGATTCAAGTAGCAGAAGTAATTCAGTGCATTCTGAGATAAAGGAGCAATACACACGTGTTGGTGGAGTTGCTGTTGAATTCTGTTGTCATATCAAACGGACAGACATCCTTTTTGATAAAATTTTCTCGAAGTTTGTGGATGTTAATGTTCAACAGAGAGGTAACTTATTGTCTTAGTTTTGTCTGGAACTGGTAGGATATCTAATAAGGCTTCTATTTTCACttcttatttctctctttttgtGCACAAGCCTCAATAATTCTTTTGGTTATTGAAAGATCAATAGTTTGTTGGCATGCTCTCACATTTCAAATACATTCTTTTCCTGTTCAAATGGATAATActgcaaatatttataatatttttctagAAACATTTTTGGAGCTTCTGGAGCCATATATTTTGAAGGACATGCTTGGATCTCTACCACCGGAGGTATTAGCTCATGTCAGGCTTTTTGGCACAGTTGGATGATACAATAGCAAAACTAAGTTTTGGCTTTTGAATTTACATTCTTAATTCTTCTAATACCTTTCTTCTTTGTATTTCTGTCCCTCTTCTCAAGATTATGCAAGAACTGGTAGAGCATTATAGTGCTAAAGGGTGGTTACAACGGGTTGAGCAATGTGTACTTCACATGGATATTTCATCATTGGATTTTAATCAGGTTGTTGTTAGATCTTCTAAAACCTCTTCCCTTGCCCTTTATTTCTTCTATTGGCCTGTCTAACTGTTGAGTGCTTATATTTGATACATTGTTTAGGTGGTCAGATTATGCCGGGAGCATGGCCTGTATAGCGCCCTGGTGTATCTCTTTAATAAAGGACTAAATGACTATAGGGCACCTCTGGAGGAGCTCTTTGAAGTATTACAAAATAGCCAAAAGGATACTGCTGTCGCACTTGGGTATGTTACATCTGtcgtttttaatatattattcttGTTTGCCTTCACTTTATCCATGTAAAACATGTTGCTGCAGAACATTTGTGGACTTGAGAAATACATAGATCTTGTCAATAGACTTATGAATACATTTTCTTTCAAAAaagacatatataaaaaaaagttttgagAAATGTAATTATCATTTATGAGTTGCAAAGTTGTCTTGATGGCAATGTTAGGAACCTAATTAATCATGGGAATATCTCTTAAACATTACGATTGAAAATGTTCCTCCTCCTTGTCAAACATCCTGTGGCAGAATAACGTAACCATTTCAGTATTTCTTTTTCACTGGTCGTGCCATTAAATAAAAAGGATCTTctattgaaaaatgaaaatatgcCTTTCTTATTTGAGCCTAGTTCTGATATTCCATTGGCCTTCAAATGCTAATAAAGTGTCTAGGCTTACTTGGTGGCTGTCTCTACTCTCTAGTATGTACAAGTAAGCTGACAGCAATTTATTTACTACATGTAGGTTTGTTTCTGCTTTTAATGGGTGGTTAAATATACTTTACTTTTTTTGCCTCTTGTTTTAACAGGTATAGAATGCTGGTTTACCTCAAGTACTGTTTTACAGGTCTTGCTTTTCCACCAGGTAATTATTTTCTCTGttcttttatcttatttcgttTTATTTGTCGTCTCAATTAAATGTATTTCAATAGTTCTCGCTAAAGATTATCCGATATTTACAGGCCGTGGAACTATTCCTCCTACACGCTTGCAATCTCTTAGAAAGGAACTTGTAGAGTTTTTGTTAGAAGACTCTAATGCTTCGAAATCACAGGCAAAATCAAACTTAGTTGCAAAACAACCCTGTCTGAATGTATATCTTCTCTTAGAGTTGGACACTGAAGCTACATTAGATGTCCTTAGATGTGCGTTTGATGAAGATGAAATTTCAATTACTGCTTCATCTTCACTGAACTCGGTTGATCAATCCATTgaagaagcaaaggaagaaaATGGTGTTACTGAACATCAAAGTACTTTGGTTCAGAACACAGTAGATGCTCTTGTTAAATTAATTGATATGAAATCTGTTTCACCAGACACGACCTCTAGCAGTGGTGATGATGGGTTGATAAAAGAGTGGCCATTGAAGGACATGGGTTATCTGTTTGAGTTCATTGCCTATTATGTCGCTCTCCAAAGAGCCAAAATCTCAAAGAATGTACTGTGTCAAATATTTGAATATTTGACATCAGAGCGGTACTCTGCAACAAATGTCTTGGTTCATGGTTCAACtccaaaaaatagagagaaacaAGTGCTTGCACTTTTGGAAATACTGCCTGATTCAGACTGGGATGCATCATATGTACTAGAACTTTGTGAGAGAGCTCAATATCACCAAGTGAGTACATGGACCCTTTTGATCATATTAACCTCTTGTTGCCCCAGATGTTTAGGGGTACCAAATATTAACTTTTATCTGGGTAAGTAGTTATTATTTaaccattttatttttgttgggttTTAGGTTTGTGGATTTATTCATTCCATTAGACATGAGTATGTGGCTGCACTGGATAGTTACATGAAAGATTTTAATGAGCCTGTTCATGCTTTCTCCTTTATCAACACAATGCTCTCACGGTTGACTAACAAAGACCATGCTACTATTCGATCAGACATCATATCTCGAATTCCTGAGTTGGTTGAACTAAGCAGGTGATCCTCCTTTATGCTacatttatgatttatttatttctatttatgTTGCCTAATATTCCTTGTTtacattttttcctttttcaattgcATGCAGGCAGGGCACATTTCATATGGTTATCAGTCATTTTAGTGATGAAAATTCTCGTATCATCACTGAACTTCACTCTCATCCAAGAAGTCTGTTCCTTTATTTAAAGACACTCATTGAGCTTCACTTGTTTGGTACCCTAGACTTGTCTAATTTGAGAAAGGGTAATCTTTCTAATGAAAAGCCAGTTAAGGATGACTCACAAGTACTAAGTGATTATATAGAAAATATATCTAATTTCCCCAAATACATTCGTGAAAATCCTATCCATGTACCTGATGATCTGATTGAGCTTTACCTAGAGGTGAGTACTTGTACCAATGTTTTTTCTTTGACACGATAAagtgatttttcttatttttttatgattagttGTGGTGGGAACTTAGCTTAGTTTGATTTTGCAGTTACTATGCCAGTATGAAGGTGGTTCAGTTCTCAAGTTTCTTGAAAAGTTTGATAGCTATCGCGTGGAGCATTGTTTACGCCTATGTCAACAGTATGGCATTATAGATGCTGCTGCATTCTTACTAGAAAGAGTTGGTGATGTGGGTAGCGCTCTTGTACTTACACTCTCTGATTTGAATGATAAGTTTGTTGAAGTTGATGATGCTGTGGAAGCTGTAGTCTCAAAACGTTCCTTACGTGGTTCTTCCCATACAGAAGTTTTCAACGCTGTCTTAAGAATGAAAGAGGTTTGTATAGCTGTTTCTGGAATCTTTAAAGACGCAACTGTGTAGGTTTTGCTTATATATTTGAGGGGTTAAGTAATCTAACATGTTTTATGGTCATTAATCCGACAGGTAAATGACTTGCTCAATTTACTACGTGCCTGTATTGGTCTGTGTCAGCGGAACACCCCTCGACTAAATCCTGAGGAGGCAGAAGCTCATTGGTTTAAACTACTTGACTCGTAAGATTAATATCAATCAATATGTTTTTCCTTTCTTGcttatgtttttatttattagttgATTTGTAGCTTAGTTACAAAGTGCTTAATAAAATGAAAAGTCCTACTATTTGATATTAACTACCTTTCGGTATCATTCAGATTTTGTGAGCCATTTATGGATTCAAATGTTGAAGACAGAGCATATGAAAGAAAACATTATTTTGGGATGCTAGATGGACCAGAAAATTCACAACCGGATAATGAAAGCTATAAGAGCAGATGGAAAATATCTAAGTCTCGTAATGGTCATATAATGAGAAAACTGCTAAGCCAGTTTATCAAAGAAATTGTTGAGGGAATGATCGGTTTTGTTCACCTTCCAACTATCATGTCTAAACTGCTTTCTGATAATGGAACTCAAGAATTTGGGGATTTCAAATTTACCATATTGGGCATGCTGGGAATATACGGCTTCGAAAGAAGAATTCTGGTAAGTTGAAcatgtttcatttttttaattggatcctcTTATCAAACTTTACAAATGTATATGCGTCTCTCTGTGTTCACTGAAAATTCACTATTGAAGGTTCAAATAGAATTTTGTCAAAAGTTGCTTCAATAAACATGGCAATATGGCTTCAATATGAATTTCAAAACTTCCATTCTTTCTTGTATTTGTGGGAAATTCATTTTGTACTGAAATATTGTCTTAAACTTGAAGACCTACATCAGTTTTTTAATGGATTTGAATATTGCTGCAGAAAGTTGCTTGTTGCATTTTATTATCACATTTGGAACTTCTTGTTACTTGCATTGTGACCTTAATCTTGAGGTAATTAATCAAAATCTCGTCTTTCCGTTTCTTCTGCCCTTAGGATGCCGCGAAATCCTTGATAGAGGATGATACATTTTATACTATGAGTTTACTCAAGAAAGGGGCCTCTCACGGATATGCTCCGAGGACTATACTGTGCTGTATTTGCAATGGCCTGCTCACGAAGAACTCCACTAGCTCTGGAATTCGAATTTTCAACTGCGGTCATGCAAGTCATCTACACTGCGAAGGTTTAGAAATCGAGTCATCAAGAAAAGGATCTGCATCTGGATGCCCGGTATGCATGCCTAGCCAGAAACCCCAGCAGTCTAGAAACAAATCAGCCATTGTTGACAATGGCTTGATCAGCAGATTCTCTACAAGACGCCAACCCCCACATGGAAGCCCCATTCCTCCGCATGAAAATGATTTAGCAGAGAATTCTTATGGACATCAACAGATATCACGGGTATTTACACACAAATCACTATATATCAAGGTCATGAATTTTCTGGAGATTTTATTAACCTTAGTGCTGGTTTTGCAGTTTGAGATCTTGAACAGCTTGCAGAAAAATGAGAGATTTATTCAGATAGAAAACTTGCCTCAATTGAGGCTTGCCCCACCTGCTGTATACCATGAAAAGGTAAATAAGGTGATAGATTTTCATGCTGGGGAAAGTAGCAGTAGTAGTTCTGCAGTTTTGGAGAAACAAAGTAGAAACAACAAGCAAAACCGGGAGCTAAGAGTTAAGGGTTCATCAATCAGATTTCCCTTAAAATCAACTATATTTGGTAAGTataattttattcaagaaaacCAGGGGCTGATTGGTGCCTATTTTTACTGTTTGgtttagtataattttgcttcttcttttttttccacaaaatcttaaaaatagaaattattgaaagtgaaaatagaaaataaaaatcgaAACCAAATGTGTTGTTTTTACTTTTTGCTGGTGTTTTAAGATTTCTTACAGGGAACCTGTTTGCAGGCAAGGAGAAGAATAATAAGAGgtgatttctatttttttcaaggACAGAGGGAGCAGTGTTTTATGTGAGACAGAGGTTTAACACTAACCAACTAACTGTACAGGCTAACATTAGATACATCTTCCCTTTTAGTTTTGTCTATAAAGCTTTGGATTTCATTACTCGCTTCAGGAACCATTATTATTCTTTTTGTATCTTATTCTACTTTATGTACATGCTACTAACTGTTGTAACCACACACAAGGTTTTATGTATACGCTGGAAAGGTCATTGTAGTAAGTGTGAGATATATTCTAATGTGATGAGGGAAACTTTTGATTCCTCTCCTTATTTTGTAACCTTTCACACTTTCCTTCCTCCTTTTgcttgtataaaaaaaaaagaaaggaaaaaaaaaataagaagaagaagaaagattcaTTATGCACATATATGTAAGGCTTTTGGTTGGGTTGATATACCCCTTCTTAATGTTGAAAGACCAATGTTCAGCCAGAAACtgagttttaattaattaaacttcCCTCAAACAAACTAATTCATTAATGTTTTTCTTATGCGCCAGATATCAACTTTTTGTAATTATAAAAGAGTGAcccctttttatatttatttttttcctctCATAATAATCATAGTTTTAGAAGAAGAATCAAAAGGAGGAAAACAGAAAGAGCAGTCATCTACAATATCATAATCAAACTGGGGAAAAGGGGGTAGCATATAAGTATCAACAAATTATgtagagaagaaaaataaaggcAGGCATCATCATAAAATGCCATGGAAGAAGAACAAAATTGTAATAAATTAAGGGCCCAACCGGATTCGAACCGGTGACCTCTTGagctgcagtcaaatgctctaccactgagctatggacccaATGTTGTTAAGAAAAGATATTTAGACTTTTTAtagaaatttaatattttataaaattgttgAGATTATGAAAAGGACTTGAAAGATCCATTTGCAATGCCAGGTCGACAGTTAACAAGGATCACATGATCATGCCATTCCACTCCATTAGCTTTATTAATTTAGTTCAAGCCACCCTCCCAATTTTCTAACATTGCCTTTGTCTCTATCCTTGTTCATGATCACACATCATTTTACAGCGACCCTTGAATAGTTGCAATTGCAAACCAGTCAAATATTTTATCCGTCAACATTAGCTTTCTCTTCCtaaaatataaatgcatgtcCTTAGGGGCGGCAACactacccgaacccgcgggtacccaccccgctcggggcgggtaattacccgcccccgCACCGGGGCGGGTTTTAACGGGACGGGTTcttgggcggggcggggcggggtcgggtttaggttgaacccgcccctacccgccccggtatatataatatatatgtaaatatatatatttttaatatataatatatgtaacatatataaaataattagtaaaatgactaataatattatatcatatataaatttttattttaatttatattatgtatgtaaatggtggttatataatttttaaaatttaattttatttgttggatttaataattatagggacgggtaggggcggggtgggtacccgcaggggcgggttagggtttaacattttacaacccgcgggtagggcggGGCGGGTTTGATGCGGGTTTTTTgtagggcggggcggggtcgggtagagcaaaaacccgcccctacccgccccgttgccacccctacatGTCCTCATATTGTCTATGTAGAATGAATAATGTTGGTCGTTATAGGATTTAGTAATTTCCACAAGAAATTACCAAAATTTGAAGCAACCCCATATCATAATCAATTCCTTTACATTTTGCTCCAATGTTTTTGGATGTGTGATGTCATAAGAGAATTCATACTACACTAATATAGTAATATCTATGTGAGAAAATAACAAAGGACATTACATATTTGTATAAGAAATTTCACTTACATTCAAATGCCTTTTCCCAAGTCCATACCTCCTCAACCATAAGATTGcaagtttattattttattattaagttattatgtatcaaatttatataaaattaacttaCCAATAGGCTTATCCTCTTGGTaactagaaaaacaaaataattaatatagGTTTGAGATTTATTAGAGTACTTTTTATAAagcatcttttctttattttttttatacaaaatccaaatattaaattttaattaaagaaaagaaaaatgcaaatTCATTCATACATTTATGAATTCTTGTTGAGGAGTGGACTAAATTATAAGAGTATGCGAATAATACTAGCAAATGTAGGAAAAGTTGGTTGGATTTTTGGTAgcatcctcttcctcctctttatTACATTATTTGTTGGTTACCACATGAAATTTGCACATTTTATCGTGAGTTTAATATATTGAccgtgtaaaatattttattgtctaattatatttatttttttaaaattatttatatgattgatataaaaaataattatttttactaagataatgttatataataattaaatatatatataaaattattttatattaaaattatattaaaaataaattagtatatTATCTATACACTAATTTATTAAACTTTTGTCTtgtagatatttaaattttttaaaatttaaaaatatatttatatttttaattattttaaaaaaattaaaaatttaaatatatttttaactccTCAAAACTTTAAATATTTACAAACTAAAAAATCAATGATCGATTTATTTTTTCCTCTTAACAATATTACATATCCAAATTCCAAAGCTTAATTCGATTTTTGCTAAGTAGCATAGCCTCGTTTCCTCCGCCACCCCCTTTTAGGCTTTCACTTCCCATTTTGGTTCTTGTGAATATAACTTCTcattttccccttccattcatTCCCAATTCATTCACATTTCTTCTCTACTTTCTCTCATTCCCAACATAAACATTGCAGTTGCAGACATTTTCCTCGTTCCCTTTTTCGTTGCAGTCTAGAAAGAATGTCTTTGTCTGCAACCAAGTTCGTGCACCCCATCACAACTCCTCCCTCTACCAGATCCAGTGACAAGCCTCTCTTTTCCACTTTCTTTGGATCCAATCATACCAAGCTTCGCTTCAATAAACCTATTGTAGCTGCTCAACGCCGTTCTTCATCGGCAGCATCTACGTCTTCGCCTGTTGTTGCTGTCTCCGATGTTGTCAAGGAGAAGAAGCTCAAATCAGCCTCCAATCTGGTGACCCTTTATCCTTGTTTCTTCATTTTGtcattcaaaatatcttctttttGTGAATAGCATTATTTTTATGTGATGGGTTTTGGTTGAAAAACCCAACTTTTCACTCAATTCATGTCCTTTTGAATTGTACCCAGTTGGGTTTATATGCTGCATGATTCGAATCAACCTCCAATTTGGTCACCCTTTATTATTGTTTGCTCATTTCACGTTCAGAATCTCTAAATTACTGAACTTTGCACTCAATTCAGCTACTTTGAGTTGGTACCCAATTGGGTTTATAAGCTACATGAACTTCGCTCAATTTATAGAAAAAGGGAGATGTATAGTTTGGACTCCATTTACTTTTTACTATATTTGAGATGTATAATTGCTTCACACTTTGCTGAtgtagatttttttgtttttgtcttgtTTTAGCTAACTGGCTTCTTAGTATCGAGAATAGTGTTCTTATGATGTTTGGTTGTGCAATATTGGTTTGGGAATATGATTTTTGATTATATAGAGATTTTTATTTTGACTTTTTGTGAGCAGCTAATTACTAAAGAGGAAGGCTTGGTGCTCTATGAAGACATGATATTAGGTAGGTTCTTTGAAGATATGTGTGCCCAGATGTATTATAGGGGCAAGATGTTTGGTTTTGTTCACTTGTACAATGGCCAAGAAGCTGTGTCAACTGGATTCATCAAGTTTCTTAAGAAGGAAGATTATGTGGTGAGTACGTACAGGGACCATGTTCATGCCCTTAGTAAGGGGGTCCCGGCTCGTGAAGTGATGAGTGAACTCTTTGGGAAGGCAACGGGTTGCTGCCGAGGTCAGGGCGGTTCGATGCATATGTTCTCAAAACAGTTCAATTTGCTCGGTGGGTTTGCGTTCATTGGTGAAGGAATTCCAGTGGCCACTGGGGCAGCCTTCTCCAGTAAGTACAGAAGGGAGGTGTTGAAAGAACCAGGTGCTGATGAGGTGACATTGGCATTTTTCGGAGATGGGACTTGTAACAATGGACAGTTCTATGAATGCCTTAACATGGCAGCTTTATGGAAATTGCCAATTGTGTTTGTGGTGGAAAACAATTTGTGGGCTATTGGTATGTCACACCTCAGGGCAACTTCTGATCCGCAGATATGGAAGAAGGGACCGGCATTTGGAATGCCCGGGATCCATGTCGATGGGATGGATGTCTTGAAGGTCAGAGAGGTCGCAAAGGAGGCAATTGAAAGAGCTAGAAGAGGAGAGGGACCTACTTTAGTGGAATGTGAGACTTATAGATTTAGAGGACATTCGTTGGCTGATCCTGATGAGCTTCGTGACCCTGGTGAGTATTTAGATTAAGATATATCTAGTTGCAATATGTTATTAATTTTGAAGTGAATATGTTGATCATGATCCTTTGCATTTATCTGCAGTTACATTATGCATGACTGCATTTGTTTAGGTCATATAGATTTTGATGTGTGCACCCCATCTTCAAGGCGGATAATTTTTTTGCATTTGTGCATACTAAAACTTGTTGATGATGGAAAGTCGTCTCACTTTTTCGTTGGCTCTTTGTAAACGCTTATAACTTTGTCGAAGAGTTCTCTTGACTAAGCAACCAGTTCTCTTGATCACTTAATATGTAATTGTTTCTTGGTTTGCCAAATGCGCAAAGGATCTTTATACTCCTATCTTTTCGTACTCGTGTTTTAACTATGGTGATGGCTCAATGCTCTGAATAATTACTAATCAGAATCTGTTTCTTCTTTGGCAGCTGAGAAGGCACACTATGCAGGCAGGGATCCCATCACAGCACTGAAGAAATATCTTTTTGACAACAAGTTAGCCT contains:
- the LOC112734433 gene encoding uncharacterized protein isoform X2, whose protein sequence is MELDIHSFLPSDEEDDTADHHRRTVDDILNDCSSSSSSPSPPSSPSTSSKPFHPLQNSQTTLPIPQSHPHQYNSARPASFSRVKPHDPFSNRVTRPPTFSSLLGGVRSNAKPGAALAAAAAASRSVPTPHAAAIKSRRNLQKFAALGSGELSSSIGGIGDDSDVSSRSELGEGTSDRFEGFESGVVEKFDELERKVEDFRDHSESSGGVGVVDAEVDGGANIGVENDSEKRDLDVVDNENDDSEKNVVSSAPFDHDDDDVDKENEKKIDATIITNVVVDDDLDVGEKGITEDGLKSEIIMVREEAVNDGTFVEESKSEVNDIVGDGDGDGDNGGSLVSDDVSELVEERLEEMESKRAAKIAEKKLESLKKPLELAEELEKKHASTGMHLEEGAAAQPMRLEGVRRGSTTLGYFDVDADNAVTRAISSQAFRREHGSAQVLAAHANYIAVGMAKGLIVVVPSKYSIHHADSIDGKMLMLGMQGDRTHAPVTSMSFNQQGDLLLAGYGDGHVTIWDVQKGVVAKVISGEHTSPVVHAFFLGQDPQNTRQFKAVTGDCKGLVLLHSISVVPLLNRFTIKTQCLLDGQKTGLVLSASPLLPDEYSGSASPYSQGSTTAAASSISSMMGGVVGGDAPWKLFNEGSSLVEEGVVVFVTHQTALVVRLSPTLQVYAQLSRPDGIREGSIPYTAWKYLAQTCSSAENTSADAVERVSLLAIAWERKVQVAKLIKSELKVYGKWSLDSAAIGLAWLDDQMLVVLTSTGQMYLCAKDGTVIHQTSFGVDGIGGDDLISYHTHFINIFGNPEKDYHNSVAVRGASIYILGPMHLVVSRLLPWKERILVLRKAGDWMGALNMAMTLYDGHAHGVVDLPRTLDAVHEAIMPFLLELLTSYVDEVFSYISVAFCNQIGKLDESSDSSSRSNSVHSEIKEQYTRVGGVAVEFCCHIKRTDILFDKIFSKFVDVNVQQRETFLELLEPYILKDMLGSLPPEIMQELVEHYSAKGWLQRVEQCVLHMDISSLDFNQVVRLCREHGLYSALVYLFNKGLNDYRAPLEELFEVLQNSQKDTAVALGYRMLVYLKYCFTGLAFPPGRGTIPPTRLQSLRKELVEFLLEDSNASKSQAKSNLVAKQPCLNVYLLLELDTEATLDVLRCAFDEDEISITASSSLNSVDQSIEEAKEENGVTEHQSTLVQNTVDALVKLIDMKSVSPDTTSSSGDDGLIKEWPLKDMGYLFEFIAYYVALQRAKISKNVLCQIFEYLTSERYSATNVLVHGSTPKNREKQVLALLEILPDSDWDASYVLELCERAQYHQVCGFIHSIRHEYVAALDSYMKDFNEPVHAFSFINTMLSRLTNKDHATIRSDIISRIPELVELSRQGTFHMVISHFSDENSRIITELHSHPRSLFLYLKTLIELHLFGTLDLSNLRKGNLSNEKPVKDDSQVLSDYIENISNFPKYIRENPIHVPDDLIELYLELLCQYEGGSVLKFLEKFDSYRVEHCLRLCQQYGIIDAAAFLLERVGDVGSALVLTLSDLNDKFVEVDDAVEAVVSKRSLRGSSHTEVFNAVLRMKEVNDLLNLLRACIGLCQRNTPRLNPEEAEAHWFKLLDSFCEPFMDSNVEDRAYERKHYFGMLDGPENSQPDNESYKSRWKISKSRNGHIMRKLLSQFIKEIVEGMIGFVHLPTIMSKLLSDNGTQEFGDFKFTILGMLGIYGFERRILDAAKSLIEDDTFYTMSLLKKGASHGYAPRTILCCICNGLLTKNSTSSGIRIFNCGHASHLHCEGLEIESSRKGSASGCPVCMPSQKPQQSRNKSAIVDNGLISRFSTRRQPPHGSPIPPHENDLAENSYGHQQISRFEILNSLQKNERFIQIENLPQLRLAPPAVYHEKVNKVIDFHAGESSSSSSAVLEKQSRNNKQNRELRVKGSSIRFPLKSTIFGKEKNNKR